The Parashewanella spongiae genome has a window encoding:
- a CDS encoding transglutaminase-like cysteine peptidase translates to MSGRAKPYQVRSKIKQASTLMLALLALGLFGASPPQLNKSTTIAALESRYGERAGKRANAWFQVLESNHSNSELERLEQVNRFFNLFRFMDDIKLWGQSNYWATPMEFIGVNAGDCEDFSIAKYFTLLQLGVPEEKMRITMVKATSVRQYHMVLAYYETPGSVPLILDNLDKKIKRATERTDLLPVYSFNGKQLWLNKEKGRGVLAGSSTRLKKWNDLNQRLGVDRLRLPKLILE, encoded by the coding sequence ATGAGTGGTAGAGCCAAGCCGTATCAGGTTCGCAGTAAAATAAAACAGGCCAGCACATTGATGCTGGCCCTGTTAGCTTTAGGACTGTTTGGTGCATCGCCACCACAGTTGAATAAGTCTACAACGATTGCCGCTTTAGAATCTCGATATGGGGAACGGGCAGGGAAGCGTGCGAATGCTTGGTTTCAGGTATTGGAGTCAAATCATAGCAACAGCGAATTAGAACGCCTTGAGCAAGTAAACCGCTTTTTTAATCTGTTTCGCTTTATGGATGATATTAAGCTTTGGGGGCAATCAAATTACTGGGCAACACCGATGGAATTTATCGGGGTTAATGCTGGAGATTGTGAAGACTTCTCTATTGCTAAGTACTTTACCTTGTTACAACTCGGTGTTCCTGAAGAAAAAATGCGTATCACCATGGTAAAGGCCACCAGTGTTCGCCAATATCACATGGTATTGGCTTACTATGAAACTCCTGGTTCGGTACCGCTGATTTTAGATAACTTAGATAAAAAAATTAAACGAGCGACAGAGCGAACGGATTTGCTACCAGTTTACAGTTTTAATGGTAAACAATTGTGGCTGAATAAAGAGAAAGGTCGAGGTGTGTTAGCAGGATCATCTACACGCTTGAAAAAATGGAACGATCTCAATCAAAG